A part of Cervus elaphus chromosome 11, mCerEla1.1, whole genome shotgun sequence genomic DNA contains:
- the C1D gene encoding nuclear nucleic acid-binding protein C1D yields the protein MAGEGINEDYPVEIHEYLSAFENSIGAVDEMLKTMMSVSRNELLQKLDPLEQAKVDLVSAYTLNSMFWVYLATQGVNPKEHPVKQELERIRVYMNRVKEITDKKKAGKLDRGAASRFVKNALWEPKPKNASKVANKGKSKN from the exons ATGGCAGGTGAAGGAATTAATGAAGACTATCCAGTAGAAATTCATGAATATTTATCAGCATTTGAGAATTCCATTGGTGCTGTGGATGAAATGCTGAAGACCATGATGTCTGTTTCTAGAAATGAGTTGTTGCAGAAG ttggaCCCACTTGAACAGGCAAAAGTGGATTTAGTTTCTGCTTACACATTAAATTCAATGTTTTGGG TTTATTTGGCAACTCAGGGAGTCAATCCCAAGGAACATCCAGTAAAGCAGGAATTG gagagaatCAGAGTATACATGAACAGAGTCAAGGAAATAACAGACAAGAAAAAGGCTGGCAAGCTGGACAGGGGTGCGGCTTCAAGATTTGTAAAAAATGCCCTTTGGGAACCAAAACCTAAAAATGCATCCAAAGTTGCcaataaaggaaaaagtaaaaattaa